One genomic segment of Prochlorococcus marinus str. MIT 0919 includes these proteins:
- a CDS encoding DUF2973 domain-containing protein yields the protein MYLVAVLVLLWQAFRVMFRSLSRVDELPRKSLHDGDDRTGRLTIHPELLNKEGEITDEDLLTVRFSNDLEPPQSSE from the coding sequence TTGTATCTCGTAGCAGTACTTGTTCTTCTATGGCAAGCATTCCGAGTGATGTTCAGGAGCTTATCTAGGGTCGATGAATTACCCAGGAAATCCCTTCATGATGGAGATGACCGTACTGGTAGATTAACTATTCATCCTGAATTGCTTAATAAAGAAGGAGAGATAACAGATGAAGACTTGCTCACAGTTCGTTTCTCTAATGACCTTGAACCTCCACAATCCTCTGAATGA
- a CDS encoding chlorophyll a/b-binding protein, producing the protein MNQDNSPRYGFVNYAEIWNGRLAMIGILVGLSTELLTGQGILGQIGFG; encoded by the coding sequence ATGAACCAAGATAATTCACCTCGATATGGGTTCGTAAATTATGCAGAAATTTGGAATGGCCGCTTGGCAATGATTGGTATTTTGGTTGGTCTCAGTACAGAGCTTTTGACTGGTCAAGGAATTCTTGGTCAAATTGGTTTCGGCTGA
- the xseA gene encoding exodeoxyribonuclease VII large subunit: MDLEPLPTYSVKELNHAIGSLIARGFAPRFNLVATVSKSQLKNGHLWLTLTDGEASITGVIWASTLKKVSFQPNEQDGIEIFGRLNFWENRASLVVQVIAIRPTLSTVLKKFEVVRDLLIKEGLIDEARRRKLPKYPKNIAILTSVPSSALADILRTAKERWPASKVFIFPIPVQGDVSKKIKLVIERVINHQKKFKIEAIVLARGGGSREDLMIFDDEELCRSLANLPVPLITGLGHEDDLTVADLVADHRSATPTAAIVDLLPSREIAKEYCLQIRKRCDGYFVWALNKEKQKLLERKFQWNKESPLKTIKSIRKDLDTRKQILKTLSLESILKRGFCIITNQSGETIRNCMNVKLNEKLTLELMDGYIETKVEDVQLNRNL; the protein is encoded by the coding sequence TTGGATTTAGAACCACTCCCAACTTATTCAGTTAAGGAGTTAAATCATGCAATAGGTAGCTTGATAGCAAGAGGCTTTGCGCCACGTTTTAACCTTGTAGCGACTGTCTCTAAATCTCAACTAAAGAACGGACATCTGTGGCTAACACTTACTGATGGCGAAGCAAGCATTACGGGAGTTATTTGGGCATCTACTTTAAAGAAAGTTAGCTTTCAACCTAACGAGCAAGATGGGATTGAAATTTTTGGGAGATTAAATTTTTGGGAAAATAGGGCAAGTTTAGTGGTTCAAGTAATTGCAATAAGACCAACACTTTCAACAGTTCTAAAGAAATTTGAAGTAGTTCGTGATTTATTAATTAAGGAAGGATTAATAGATGAAGCAAGACGAAGAAAATTACCAAAGTATCCAAAAAATATAGCTATTTTGACAAGTGTGCCAAGTTCTGCACTCGCAGATATTTTGAGAACAGCTAAAGAAAGGTGGCCAGCTTCAAAAGTTTTTATTTTTCCTATACCTGTTCAAGGAGATGTTTCTAAAAAAATAAAGCTTGTAATTGAAAGAGTAATAAATCATCAAAAAAAATTTAAAATAGAAGCCATTGTTTTAGCAAGAGGTGGAGGCAGCAGAGAAGATCTAATGATATTTGATGATGAAGAACTTTGTAGGTCTCTTGCAAATTTACCGGTTCCATTAATTACAGGCCTAGGCCATGAGGATGACTTAACAGTTGCTGATTTAGTGGCAGATCATCGCTCAGCAACTCCTACTGCAGCAATTGTTGATTTATTGCCAAGCCGAGAGATTGCTAAAGAGTATTGCTTACAGATTCGAAAGAGATGTGATGGTTATTTTGTTTGGGCTCTCAATAAAGAAAAACAAAAACTATTAGAACGGAAATTCCAATGGAATAAAGAATCACCCTTAAAAACTATTAAAAGTATTAGGAAGGATTTAGATACGAGAAAACAAATTCTTAAAACTTTATCTCTAGAATCTATTCTGAAAAGAGGTTTTTGTATAATTACAAATCAATCAGGTGAGACCATTAGGAATTGCATGAATGTTAAACTCAATGAAAAATTAACTCTTGAGTTAATGGATGGTTATATTGAAACCAAGGTTGAAGATGTTCAGCTTAATAGGAATTTGTAG
- the xseB gene encoding exodeoxyribonuclease VII small subunit, with amino-acid sequence MATSDANKKNTKKFNETKKLDDYSLKQFIKESKSKISHLSYEQALNELDILLEKMQTSNILVEDLKRSYIKGKLYLEHCEKLLEKVEQEVIEISEEDLN; translated from the coding sequence GTGGCTACATCAGACGCTAATAAAAAAAATACTAAAAAGTTTAATGAAACTAAGAAATTAGATGATTACTCATTAAAACAATTTATAAAAGAATCAAAAAGTAAAATATCTCATTTGTCTTATGAACAAGCCTTAAATGAGCTTGATATCTTATTGGAAAAAATGCAAACTTCTAATATTTTAGTAGAGGATTTAAAGAGGTCTTATATTAAAGGGAAATTATATCTGGAACATTGTGAAAAATTATTGGAAAAAGTAGAACAGGAAGTTATTGAAATTAGCGAAGAAGATTTAAATTAA